The Terriglobia bacterium genome contains a region encoding:
- a CDS encoding IS3 family transposase codes for MGRQRKQYTGAFKAKIAVEAIKGQRTVQELATAHGVHPNQITTWKKHLQEAAEDLFSGARERRDVADEQEKDELYRQIGKLQVQFGCKKSRGSCGDRGEAAMDRTKSPGIEHRRAVRFGGAGAIQLVLQILGRKRRGFRVDAADRRAVYEDAFYGSRRMTFELGKQGGMVNRKRVQRLMRLMGLEAIYPKPRYRQHIQDTGSIRTCCVA; via the coding sequence ATGGGAAGACAGCGGAAGCAGTACACCGGAGCGTTCAAGGCGAAGATCGCGGTGGAGGCGATCAAAGGTCAGCGGACGGTTCAGGAGTTGGCGACGGCTCACGGCGTTCATCCAAATCAAATTACAACTTGGAAGAAACACTTGCAGGAGGCGGCCGAGGATCTTTTTTCTGGAGCTCGCGAACGGCGCGACGTGGCAGATGAACAGGAGAAGGACGAACTCTACCGGCAGATCGGAAAGTTGCAGGTGCAATTTGGTTGCAAAAAAAGTCGGGGATCTTGCGGCGATAGAGGAGAAGCGGCAATGGATCGAACCAAATCACCAGGAATTGAGCATCGTCGAGCAGTGCGATTTGGCGGGGCTGGCGCGATCCAGCTTGTACTACAAATCCTTGGGCGAAAGCGCCGAGGATTTAGAGTTGATGCGGCGGATCGACGAGCAGTATACGAAGACGCGTTCTACGGCAGCCGGCGGATGACGTTCGAACTGGGCAAGCAGGGCGGGATGGTCAATCGCAAGCGAGTGCAACGGCTGATGCGACTCATGGGCTTGGAGGCGATCTATCCGAAGCCGCGGTATCGACAGCACATCCAGGACACCGGATCTATCCGTACCTGTTGCGTGGCGTGA
- a CDS encoding DDE-type integrase/transposase/recombinase, with translation MKIERPNQVWSTDITYIRLRGGFVYLVAVIDWYSRYVLSWEVSVTVHA, from the coding sequence GTGAAAATCGAACGGCCCAATCAGGTCTGGAGCACAGACATAACGTATATTCGGCTGCGTGGCGGCTTCGTCTACTTGGTGGCGGTCATCGACTGGTACAGCCGCTACGTGCTGTCCTGGGAAGTTTCGGTGACGGTTCACGCGTGA